From one Rhodovulum sp. ES.010 genomic stretch:
- a CDS encoding geranylgeranyl diphosphate reductase, which produces MIYDVVVVGGGPAGATAAEDLARSGKKVALLDREGRIKPCGGAIPPRLMRDFDISDEQLVAKIDTARMVSPSGRFVDIPIDNGFVGMVDRKDFDPFLRARAERAGAHRHTGTFLRIEREEEKTFLVYRDKQSREEVKLQTRFIIGADGARSDVARAEVPGGEKIPYVIAYHEIIDAPMAVGNYQPNRCDVIYDGRISPDFYGWVFPHGNTCSVGMGTGVDGFDLKQATADLRRMAGLDQAETLRKEGAPIPLKPMARWDNGRDVVVVGDAAGTVAPSSGEGIYYAMYGGRVGASAVSAALASGRASDLKLARSMFMKDHRMTFRALQNMQDAYYKSDERRERFVSLCHDVDVQTLTFESYMNKKLVKKRPLAHIKIGIKNVAHLTGLVSPQHT; this is translated from the coding sequence ATGATCTATGACGTCGTCGTCGTTGGAGGCGGCCCCGCCGGGGCCACGGCAGCCGAGGACCTCGCCCGGTCGGGCAAGAAGGTCGCGCTTCTGGACCGCGAGGGACGGATCAAGCCCTGCGGCGGCGCGATCCCGCCGCGCCTGATGCGCGATTTCGATATCAGCGACGAACAGCTCGTCGCCAAGATCGACACCGCGCGCATGGTTTCGCCCTCGGGGCGCTTCGTGGACATCCCGATCGATAACGGCTTCGTCGGCATGGTCGACCGCAAGGATTTCGACCCGTTCCTGCGGGCCCGCGCCGAACGCGCCGGCGCCCACAGGCATACCGGCACCTTCCTGCGCATCGAGCGCGAGGAGGAAAAGACCTTCCTCGTCTACCGCGACAAGCAGAGCCGCGAGGAAGTGAAGCTCCAGACCAGGTTCATCATCGGCGCCGACGGCGCCCGCTCCGACGTGGCCCGCGCAGAGGTGCCGGGCGGCGAAAAGATCCCCTACGTCATCGCCTATCACGAGATCATCGACGCGCCGATGGCGGTGGGCAACTACCAGCCCAACCGCTGCGACGTGATCTATGACGGCCGCATCAGCCCCGATTTCTACGGCTGGGTCTTCCCGCACGGGAATACCTGCTCGGTCGGCATGGGCACCGGCGTCGACGGGTTCGACCTGAAACAGGCCACCGCGGACCTACGCAGGATGGCCGGGCTCGACCAGGCCGAGACGCTGCGCAAGGAAGGCGCGCCGATCCCGCTCAAGCCGATGGCGCGCTGGGACAACGGTCGCGACGTGGTCGTGGTGGGCGACGCCGCGGGCACCGTGGCGCCGTCGTCGGGCGAGGGCATCTACTACGCGATGTATGGCGGCCGCGTCGGCGCCTCGGCGGTATCGGCGGCGCTGGCCTCGGGCCGGGCGTCGGACCTCAAGCTTGCCCGGTCGATGTTCATGAAGGACCACCGGATGACGTTCCGCGCGCTGCAGAACATGCAGGACGCCTATTACAAGAGCGACGAGCGGCGCGAGCGTTTCGTCTCGCTCTGCCACGATGTCGACGTGCAGACGCTGACCTTCGAATCCTACATGAACAAGAAACTGGTCAAGAAGCGGCCGCTTGCGCATATCAAGATCGGCATCAAGAACGTTGCCCACCTGACCGGCCTCGTCTCGCCGCAACACACATGA
- a CDS encoding B12-binding domain-containing protein, translated as MHDTRRTTAAGNEALRQDEVESLATQVLSALASRAGHAEHEIDGVVLENFCADILKGDTAIRTDSVADLRRQGIQIGTILDGYIPAAAREMGDRWCRDELSFADVTIGAARLQAILRELSAPWMTDASMPVDAPNVMVVVPLEEFHTLGGMTATSQLRRMGISVCLCLGQSEDEVLQKAAARRFDMIAVSVSCRQKLDSARKLVKSLRRAVEGKVPIVVGGLVVDGAEDIRALTGADHATTDPVEALRLCGVAAPGPCAAQQATGA; from the coding sequence ATGCATGACACCCGCAGGACGACGGCCGCCGGAAACGAGGCGCTGCGCCAGGACGAGGTCGAATCGCTCGCCACACAGGTGCTTTCGGCCCTCGCCTCGCGCGCGGGTCACGCGGAACACGAGATCGACGGGGTCGTGCTTGAGAATTTCTGCGCCGACATCCTGAAAGGCGACACGGCGATCCGGACCGACTCGGTCGCCGACCTGCGCCGCCAGGGAATCCAGATCGGCACCATTCTCGACGGCTACATCCCCGCCGCCGCGCGCGAGATGGGCGACCGCTGGTGTCGCGACGAACTCAGCTTCGCCGACGTCACCATCGGCGCGGCGCGTCTTCAGGCGATCCTGCGCGAGCTGTCGGCACCCTGGATGACAGACGCGTCGATGCCCGTGGATGCACCCAACGTGATGGTGGTCGTGCCGCTGGAAGAGTTCCACACGCTCGGCGGCATGACGGCGACGAGCCAGTTGCGGCGGATGGGTATATCCGTCTGCCTGTGCCTCGGGCAAAGCGAGGATGAAGTCCTGCAGAAGGCCGCCGCGCGCCGGTTCGACATGATCGCGGTCTCGGTCTCCTGCCGGCAGAAACTCGACTCGGCGCGCAAGCTGGTGAAAAGCCTGCGGCGCGCGGTCGAGGGCAAGGTGCCGATCGTGGTGGGCGGGCTCGTCGTCGACGGCGCCGAGGACATCCGCGCCCTCACGGGGGCGGATCATGCGACGACCGATCCGGTGGAAGCCCTGCGCCTGTGCGGCGTCGCGGCTCCGGGGCCGTGCGCGGCCCAACAGGCGACCGGGGCGTGA
- a CDS encoding BCD family MFS transporter, translated as MTLSWLQIVRLGLVQMCLGAIVVLTTSTLNRLMVVELALPAVLPGFLVALHYGIQITRPSWGFMSDTKGQRTRFIIGGMVVLALGGLGAAAGVLVLEHSFWPGLLLSILAYVLIGLGVAASGTSLLALLATATASERRGAAATITWLMMIAGIAATAGTVGAFLDPYTPALLMKIVAIVTGTAVVLTTLTVWGIERRVISRREPDEMPFREGFKEVWAERRARIFTLFVFLSMSAYFMQELILEPYSGLVFGFTPGQSTSLSGAQNGGVLIGMILVGLSTSVFRVGSLRSWVIAGCLGSAASLSLIAGMGNFGSHLPFMPAVVLMGFFNGMFAVAAIGAMMALAGEGRSEREGTRMGLWGAAQAIAAGMGGLLGAAAADGLRQIMDDAPAFGCVFLAEAVLFVLSAWMALRIMDSNRPTTESAGLVPGE; from the coding sequence ATGACGCTGTCCTGGCTCCAGATCGTCCGGCTCGGCCTAGTGCAGATGTGTCTTGGCGCCATCGTGGTGCTGACGACATCCACGCTCAACCGGCTTATGGTGGTGGAACTGGCGCTGCCGGCGGTGCTGCCCGGCTTTCTCGTGGCGTTGCATTACGGCATCCAGATCACCCGCCCCAGCTGGGGGTTCATGTCCGACACCAAGGGCCAACGCACCCGATTCATCATCGGCGGGATGGTGGTGCTGGCGCTGGGTGGCCTTGGCGCGGCGGCGGGCGTCCTGGTGCTGGAGCATTCCTTCTGGCCGGGTCTGCTCCTGTCGATCCTCGCCTATGTCCTCATCGGCCTCGGCGTTGCCGCCTCGGGCACATCGCTTCTGGCGTTGCTGGCCACTGCGACGGCATCCGAACGGCGCGGCGCGGCGGCCACGATCACCTGGCTGATGATGATCGCCGGCATCGCGGCCACGGCGGGCACCGTCGGCGCGTTCCTCGACCCCTATACCCCGGCGCTTCTGATGAAAATCGTCGCGATCGTGACCGGGACGGCGGTGGTTCTCACCACGCTGACCGTCTGGGGCATCGAACGCCGCGTGATTTCCCGCCGCGAGCCCGACGAGATGCCGTTCCGGGAGGGCTTCAAGGAGGTCTGGGCCGAACGGCGCGCGCGCATCTTCACGCTCTTCGTGTTCCTCTCGATGTCGGCCTATTTCATGCAGGAACTGATCCTAGAGCCCTATTCGGGCCTCGTCTTCGGCTTCACGCCCGGCCAGTCCACCTCGCTGTCGGGTGCGCAGAACGGCGGCGTGCTGATCGGCATGATCCTGGTGGGCCTCAGCACCTCGGTCTTCCGCGTGGGCTCGCTCCGGTCCTGGGTGATCGCGGGCTGCCTCGGCTCGGCCGCGTCGCTGTCGCTGATCGCCGGGATGGGCAATTTCGGCAGTCACCTGCCGTTCATGCCGGCTGTCGTCCTCATGGGCTTCTTCAACGGCATGTTTGCGGTCGCCGCGATCGGCGCGATGATGGCGCTGGCCGGCGAAGGCCGGAGCGAGCGCGAGGGCACCCGCATGGGGCTCTGGGGCGCGGCACAGGCGATCGCCGCCGGCATGGGCGGGCTTCTCGGCGCCGCCGCCGCAGACGGTTTGCGCCAGATCATGGACGATGCACCGGCCTTCGGGTGTGTGTTCCTGGCCGAAGCGGTCCTTTTCGTGCTGTCCGCCTGGATGGCGCTGAGGATCATGGATTCCAACAGACCAACAACGGAAAGCGCAGGGCTCGTGCCCGGGGAGTGA
- the idi gene encoding isopentenyl-diphosphate Delta-isomerase — MSEMIPAWVNGDLQPVEKLEAHRKGLRHKAISVFVMDGDRVLIQRRALGKYHTPGLWANTCCTHPHWDESQEACAARRLTEELGITGLKLDHRDRVEYRADVGGGLIEHEVVDIFVARAGADLPLAPNPDEVMDVKWIALPDLARAVTAQPEAYTPWLRIYLDQHSESIFGTLSPA, encoded by the coding sequence ATGAGCGAGATGATCCCGGCCTGGGTGAACGGCGACCTGCAACCGGTCGAGAAGCTGGAGGCCCACCGGAAGGGCCTTCGCCACAAGGCGATCTCGGTCTTCGTGATGGATGGCGACCGCGTGCTGATCCAGCGCCGGGCGCTGGGCAAGTATCACACGCCCGGGCTTTGGGCGAATACCTGCTGCACCCACCCCCACTGGGACGAAAGCCAGGAAGCCTGCGCGGCCCGGCGGCTGACGGAGGAACTCGGGATCACCGGGCTCAAGCTCGACCATCGTGACCGGGTGGAATACCGCGCCGATGTCGGTGGCGGGCTGATCGAGCACGAGGTGGTGGACATCTTCGTCGCCCGCGCGGGCGCCGACCTGCCCCTTGCGCCGAATCCGGACGAGGTGATGGACGTGAAGTGGATCGCGCTTCCCGACCTTGCGCGCGCGGTGACGGCACAGCCCGAGGCCTATACCCCCTGGCTGCGCATCTATCTCGATCAGCATAGCGAGAGCATCTTCGGCACGTTGTCCCCGGCCTGA
- a CDS encoding DUF808 domain-containing protein, translating into MSGLLALLDDVAAIAKVAAASVDDVVGQAVKASSKAAGAVIDDAAVTPKYVHGFSADREIPIVWSIAKGSFFNKLVILLPLALLLSLFAPWAIPPLLMLGGAYLCFEGAEKVWHALNPADHSEENVYREKLSDAHLEEKKVKGAIKTDFILSAEIMTITLSALPTDLPLWMVAGALAVAGILITMAVYGAVGLIVKADDAGLAMAAKGRLRATRALGVGIVRGMPYFMKLLVVVGTAAMIWVGGAIIVHSAYELGFKMPYQAIHEVASAAGHAVARFAGALEWAVTALLDGLVGLCLGLLFIPAVKYAIAPVAGRFAGKT; encoded by the coding sequence ATGAGCGGGCTTCTGGCGCTCCTCGATGACGTGGCGGCGATCGCCAAGGTCGCGGCCGCCTCGGTCGACGACGTGGTCGGGCAGGCGGTCAAGGCGTCGTCCAAGGCGGCGGGCGCCGTGATCGACGATGCCGCGGTCACGCCGAAATATGTCCACGGGTTCTCGGCCGACCGCGAAATCCCGATCGTCTGGAGCATCGCCAAGGGCTCGTTCTTCAACAAGCTGGTGATCCTGCTGCCGCTGGCGCTGCTGCTGTCGCTCTTCGCGCCGTGGGCGATTCCGCCGCTCCTGATGCTGGGGGGCGCCTATCTGTGTTTCGAGGGGGCCGAAAAGGTCTGGCACGCGCTCAACCCGGCCGATCATTCCGAGGAGAACGTTTACCGCGAAAAGCTCTCCGATGCGCATCTGGAAGAGAAAAAGGTCAAGGGCGCGATCAAGACCGACTTCATCCTGTCGGCCGAGATCATGACGATCACGCTGTCGGCCCTCCCGACCGATCTGCCGCTCTGGATGGTCGCGGGGGCGCTTGCCGTGGCGGGCATCCTGATCACCATGGCCGTCTACGGCGCCGTGGGGCTGATCGTGAAGGCCGACGACGCGGGGCTGGCCATGGCGGCGAAGGGCCGGCTTCGGGCGACGCGTGCGCTGGGCGTCGGAATCGTGCGCGGCATGCCCTATTTCATGAAACTGCTCGTCGTGGTCGGCACGGCGGCGATGATCTGGGTCGGCGGCGCGATCATCGTCCACAGCGCCTATGAACTCGGGTTCAAGATGCCCTACCAGGCCATCCACGAAGTGGCGTCGGCCGCCGGGCATGCGGTGGCGCGCTTCGCCGGTGCTTTGGAATGGGCCGTCACCGCGCTTCTGGATGGGCTGGTCGGGCTTTGCCTCGGCCTGCTGTTCATTCCCGCCGTGAAGTATGCCATCGCTCCGGTTGCAGGGCGTTTCGCCGGGAAGACCTGA
- the chlG gene encoding chlorophyll synthase ChlG, giving the protein MTDLSNVQTRRLPEPAAMLSVLHPVTWFPPMWAYLCGTVSSGVSPLEKPGLVILGIVLAGPVVCGMSQAANDWCDRHVDAINEPDRPIPSGRIPGRWGLYQALFMSVLALVIGWQLGPWGFGATILGVAAAWAYSAEPVRLKRSGWWGPGLVGLSYESLPWFTGAAVLASGAPSIYVVIIALLYGIGAHGIMTLNDFKALEGDKATGVNSLPVTLGPEKAAWVASIVMAVPQVVVIALLWLWDRPYHALGVAAVLLVQFWAMSVMMKDPKGKAPWYNGVGVVLYVSGMMISAFAIRSLGGA; this is encoded by the coding sequence ATGACGGATTTGTCCAACGTCCAGACACGGCGCCTGCCCGAGCCGGCCGCCATGCTGTCGGTGCTGCACCCGGTGACGTGGTTCCCGCCGATGTGGGCCTATCTCTGCGGCACGGTCTCGTCCGGTGTGTCGCCGCTCGAAAAGCCGGGGCTCGTGATCCTCGGCATCGTCCTCGCCGGCCCCGTCGTCTGCGGCATGAGCCAGGCGGCCAACGACTGGTGCGACCGGCATGTCGATGCGATCAACGAACCCGACCGGCCGATTCCCTCGGGGCGGATCCCGGGGCGCTGGGGCCTCTACCAGGCGCTCTTCATGTCGGTTCTGGCGCTTGTCATAGGCTGGCAACTCGGCCCCTGGGGCTTCGGCGCCACGATCCTGGGCGTCGCCGCGGCCTGGGCCTACTCGGCAGAACCCGTCCGGCTGAAACGCTCGGGCTGGTGGGGGCCGGGGCTGGTGGGCCTCTCCTACGAGTCGCTGCCGTGGTTCACCGGGGCCGCGGTGCTGGCGTCGGGCGCCCCCTCGATCTACGTCGTGATCATCGCGCTGCTCTACGGGATCGGCGCGCATGGGATCATGACGCTCAACGACTTCAAGGCGCTGGAGGGCGACAAGGCGACCGGCGTGAACTCGCTGCCGGTGACGCTGGGCCCCGAGAAGGCCGCCTGGGTTGCGTCGATTGTGATGGCGGTGCCGCAGGTCGTCGTGATCGCCCTTCTGTGGCTCTGGGACCGGCCCTATCACGCACTCGGCGTCGCCGCCGTGCTGCTGGTGCAGTTCTGGGCGATGTCGGTGATGATGAAGGACCCGAAGGGCAAGGCGCCCTGGTATAACGGCGTGGGCGTCGTGCTTTACGTCTCTGGCATGATGATCTCGGCCTTCGCGATCCGCTCGCTGGGAGGGGCCTGA
- a CDS encoding NUDIX hydrolase, producing the protein MRWGSDGTLYVLMVTAIGTRKWVMPTGWRLDSGKPWRAAELEALDAAGVVGHVGPNPIGRYAYRKTRPDGSVVVAEVDVFPMVVERLRRDWRDRNNRKRRWFHAMHAARHVEEVELAGLLRSLSIKPPRRTTLGRLFSGWL; encoded by the coding sequence ATGCGGTGGGGGTCAGACGGCACGCTCTATGTGCTGATGGTGACGGCCATCGGAACCAGGAAATGGGTCATGCCCACCGGGTGGCGTCTCGACAGCGGCAAGCCATGGCGGGCCGCCGAGCTCGAGGCCCTGGACGCGGCGGGCGTTGTCGGCCATGTCGGACCGAACCCGATCGGCCGGTACGCCTACCGCAAGACGCGGCCGGACGGCTCGGTTGTCGTGGCCGAGGTCGATGTCTTCCCGATGGTGGTCGAACGGCTGCGGCGCGATTGGCGCGACCGGAACAATCGCAAGCGCCGCTGGTTCCACGCCATGCACGCCGCGCGCCATGTCGAAGAGGTGGAGTTGGCCGGCCTGCTGCGCAGCCTGTCGATCAAGCCGCCCCGGCGCACCACGCTGGGACGGCTGTTTTCGGGGTGGCTATAG
- a CDS encoding ferredoxin:protochlorophyllide reductase (ATP-dependent) subunit N: MKDFTPQPPARGCRNAPVLKERGQREVFCGLTGIIWLHRKMQDAFFLVVGSRTCAHLLQSAAGVMIFAEPRFGTAILEEKDLAGLADANAELDREVDRLLSRRPDIKQLFLVGSCPSEVIKLDLHRAAERLTERHAPHVRVMNYSGSGIETTFTEGEDACLATMVPTLPDSDERQLLMVGALPDVVEDQALGLLRDMGVGPVRCLPAHRAAEAPGVGPNTVVALTQPFLNETAQLLERRGARILPAPFPFGEEGTTAWLWTVAQEFGVDADTFARVTDAPRSRARKAIAAAAETLSGKSIFFFPDSQLEIPLARFLTRECGMAAVEVGAPFINKQLVGPDLDLLEEGPVLAEGQDVDLQLDRCKAARPDLTVCGLGLANPLEAEGLATKWAIELVFTPVHFYEQAGDLAGLFARPLRRREVLSGLEGVA; the protein is encoded by the coding sequence ATGAAGGATTTCACGCCCCAGCCCCCGGCCCGGGGCTGCCGCAACGCCCCCGTCCTGAAGGAGCGCGGCCAGCGCGAGGTGTTCTGCGGGTTGACCGGCATCATCTGGCTGCACCGCAAGATGCAGGACGCCTTCTTTCTGGTCGTGGGCTCGCGCACCTGCGCGCACCTGCTGCAATCGGCCGCTGGCGTCATGATCTTCGCCGAGCCGCGCTTCGGCACCGCCATCCTCGAGGAAAAGGATCTCGCGGGGCTGGCCGACGCCAATGCCGAGCTCGACCGCGAGGTCGACCGCCTGCTCTCGCGCCGCCCCGACATCAAGCAGCTTTTCCTCGTCGGCTCCTGCCCGTCCGAGGTCATCAAGCTCGACCTCCATCGCGCGGCCGAGCGGCTGACCGAACGCCACGCCCCCCATGTGCGGGTGATGAACTATTCCGGCTCGGGCATCGAGACGACCTTCACCGAGGGCGAGGATGCCTGTCTGGCCACGATGGTGCCGACGCTGCCCGACAGCGACGAGCGCCAGCTTCTGATGGTGGGTGCGCTGCCGGACGTGGTCGAGGACCAGGCGCTGGGCCTCTTGCGCGACATGGGCGTCGGGCCTGTCCGCTGTCTGCCCGCCCATCGCGCGGCCGAGGCGCCGGGCGTGGGGCCGAACACCGTGGTCGCCCTGACTCAGCCCTTCCTGAACGAGACCGCCCAACTCTTGGAACGTCGCGGCGCCCGCATCCTGCCCGCGCCCTTCCCCTTCGGCGAAGAGGGCACCACCGCCTGGCTCTGGACCGTCGCGCAGGAATTCGGCGTGGATGCCGACACCTTCGCCCGCGTCACTGACGCCCCGCGCTCCCGCGCGCGAAAGGCCATCGCGGCCGCGGCCGAGACGCTGTCGGGCAAGTCGATCTTCTTCTTCCCCGATAGCCAGCTCGAAATCCCTCTCGCCCGTTTCCTCACGCGGGAATGCGGCATGGCGGCGGTCGAGGTCGGCGCGCCCTTCATCAACAAGCAGCTCGTCGGCCCCGATCTTGACCTTCTGGAAGAGGGCCCGGTGCTTGCCGAAGGGCAGGACGTGGACCTGCAGCTTGACCGTTGCAAGGCCGCGCGGCCCGACCTGACGGTGTGCGGGCTCGGCCTCGCCAACCCGCTGGAGGCCGAGGGCCTGGCCACGAAATGGGCCATCGAGCTCGTCTTCACCCCGGTCCATTTCTACGAACAGGCGGGCGATCTCGCCGGTCTCTTTGCCCGGCCGCTGCGGCGGCGCGAGGTTCTGAGCGGGTTGGAGGGTGTGGCATGA
- the ppsR gene encoding transcriptional regulator PpsR gives MTSRGTKYWISGAIPLIAPEMLGEVIAAASDIALVVSLEGKILSVLVNAGHRASGQLDHWEGRDIRDVLTEDSQPKVEAKLHLFSEGGDSARPVELNHSDGQNWDFPVRYTFHRIGPDGSVLLMLGRDLRPIAEMQMQLIEAQMALERDYETQREYDTRYRVLSEATRDAFVFVSTKDGRVIDANPVACKLLGAERADLVGAGFPQEFEGRRRAEFMETLNRAAIETDAAPLEAETRRNGTAVRIRATAFRAAGEPLILCRIDRAESDESTGDALSENLLAFYHQGVDAIVFTDTDGVILAANDSFLGLADAPQLASVKGKSFGDYLVRGSVDLRVLVENATRARQMRMFATKLAGQYGGQVSVEISATLLDHETHPCIVFVVRDASRMEGVRKPGVAVSDDAMRSVMELVGSATLKDIVAETTDVVEKMCIETAVELTRNNRVAAAEMLGLSRQSLYVKLRKYGLLSRDGSGD, from the coding sequence GTGACGTCACGGGGCACGAAATACTGGATCAGCGGGGCAATCCCGCTCATCGCCCCCGAAATGCTGGGCGAGGTCATCGCCGCGGCGTCAGACATTGCGCTCGTCGTTTCGCTGGAAGGCAAGATCCTGTCGGTGCTGGTCAATGCCGGCCACCGCGCCTCGGGCCAGCTCGATCACTGGGAAGGGCGCGACATCCGCGACGTGCTGACCGAGGACAGCCAGCCCAAGGTCGAGGCCAAGCTGCACCTTTTCAGCGAGGGCGGCGACAGCGCCCGCCCGGTGGAGCTCAACCATTCAGACGGCCAGAACTGGGATTTCCCGGTACGCTACACGTTCCACCGCATCGGGCCGGATGGCAGCGTCCTGCTGATGCTGGGCCGCGACCTGCGCCCCATCGCCGAGATGCAGATGCAGCTCATCGAGGCGCAGATGGCGCTGGAGCGGGACTACGAGACCCAGCGCGAATACGACACCCGCTATCGCGTGCTCAGCGAGGCGACGCGGGATGCCTTCGTCTTCGTCAGCACCAAGGACGGCCGCGTGATCGACGCCAACCCCGTCGCCTGCAAGCTTCTGGGCGCCGAGCGCGCGGACCTCGTGGGCGCCGGCTTCCCCCAGGAATTCGAGGGGCGGCGCCGGGCGGAATTCATGGAGACGCTCAACCGCGCCGCGATCGAGACCGATGCGGCGCCGCTCGAGGCCGAAACCCGGCGCAACGGGACCGCGGTGCGTATCCGGGCCACGGCCTTCCGCGCGGCGGGCGAGCCGCTGATCCTGTGCCGGATCGACCGTGCCGAAAGCGACGAATCCACCGGCGACGCGCTGAGCGAGAATCTGCTCGCCTTCTATCACCAGGGCGTGGACGCGATCGTCTTCACCGACACCGACGGCGTGATCCTCGCCGCGAACGACAGTTTCCTGGGTCTGGCCGACGCGCCGCAACTGGCCTCGGTCAAGGGCAAGTCCTTCGGAGACTACCTCGTGCGGGGCAGCGTCGATCTGCGCGTGCTGGTCGAGAACGCGACGCGCGCGCGGCAGATGCGGATGTTCGCCACCAAGCTCGCCGGCCAATACGGCGGGCAGGTTTCGGTGGAGATCTCGGCCACCCTTCTCGACCACGAAACGCATCCCTGCATCGTCTTCGTCGTGCGCGACGCCAGCCGGATGGAGGGCGTGCGCAAGCCCGGCGTCGCGGTCTCGGACGACGCGATGCGGTCGGTGATGGAACTGGTGGGCTCGGCCACGCTCAAGGACATCGTGGCCGAAACGACGGACGTGGTGGAAAAGATGTGCATCGAGACGGCGGTGGAACTCACGCGGAACAACCGGGTGGCCGCAGCCGAGATGCTCGGGCTCTCGCGGCAGAGCCTTTATGTGAAGCTGCGCAAATACGGGCTTCTCAGCAGGGATGGAAGCGGGGACTAG
- the bchF gene encoding 2-vinyl bacteriochlorophyllide hydratase — protein MSKGNGAAAKAVQLYTPEERRRRDETVWTVVQGVLAPLQFLVFLVSLALVLRYLVTGAGYEAATISVVIKTLVLYTIMVTGAIWEKVVFGKYLFAKAFFWEDVFSMLVIFLHTLYLWALLTGNVGPTGQMVIALAAYAAYVINAAQFLWKLRQARLQGQADSAEVPA, from the coding sequence ATGTCGAAGGGAAACGGAGCCGCCGCGAAGGCGGTCCAACTCTACACACCGGAAGAGCGTCGCCGGCGGGATGAAACCGTCTGGACCGTCGTTCAGGGCGTGCTCGCGCCGTTGCAGTTTCTCGTGTTCCTGGTCTCGCTCGCGCTGGTGCTGCGCTACCTCGTGACCGGCGCCGGCTACGAGGCCGCCACGATCTCGGTCGTGATCAAGACCCTTGTGCTTTACACCATCATGGTCACCGGCGCGATCTGGGAGAAGGTGGTCTTCGGCAAGTACCTCTTTGCCAAGGCGTTCTTCTGGGAAGACGTCTTCTCGATGCTGGTGATCTTCCTGCACACGCTGTATCTCTGGGCGCTGCTGACCGGCAATGTCGGCCCGACCGGGCAGATGGTTATCGCGCTCGCGGCCTATGCCGCCTACGTCATCAACGCCGCGCAGTTCCTGTGGAAGCTGCGCCAGGCGCGCCTGCAGGGCCAGGCCGATAGCGCCGAGGTGCCGGCATGA